The following are encoded in a window of Myxococcales bacterium genomic DNA:
- a CDS encoding SRPBCC domain-containing protein gives MANAVSVVEHERELSAPRPVVFDLLLDAKVVRAWLAYEGPSCARCGSTLARVGPRVHRGAVCQVTCKRSAYREIERPSRMVFDVGIRAASGDGPAADESASPNDVRVTMTLTEAGAGTRVTIERDASVSAPPGLPTWARMLDAVEGVGLGGIARGECERRAVPGDLRLS, from the coding sequence ATGGCGAACGCTGTCTCCGTCGTCGAGCACGAGCGAGAGCTCTCGGCTCCGCGGCCCGTGGTCTTCGACCTGCTCCTCGACGCGAAGGTCGTGCGCGCGTGGCTCGCGTACGAGGGGCCGAGCTGCGCTCGTTGTGGCTCGACGCTCGCCCGGGTGGGGCCACGCGTGCATCGTGGTGCCGTGTGCCAGGTGACTTGTAAGCGATCGGCGTACCGCGAGATCGAGCGGCCCTCGCGTATGGTGTTCGACGTGGGCATTCGCGCGGCGAGCGGCGACGGGCCCGCGGCGGACGAGTCGGCTTCCCCGAACGACGTGCGCGTGACGATGACGCTCACCGAGGCCGGCGCGGGGACGCGGGTGACCATCGAGCGTGACGCGAGCGTGAGCGCGCCGCCCGGCTTGCCGACGTGGGCCCGGATGCTGGACGCGGTGGAGGGCGTTGGGTTAGGAGGCATCGCACGGGGTGAATGCGAGCGCCGTGCCGTGCCGGGCGATTTGCGGCTCTCCTGA